CCCTGGTGCAGACCAAGGGCAGTGGTGCTTCCGGCTCCTTCAAGCTGAGCAAGAAGGCGGCTGCCCAGCTCACCAGCGTCAAGGTCAGGAAGCCCACGTCCACTAAGACCAAGAAACTGGTCTTGTCCAGGGAGTCCAAGTCTCCGAAGAGCGCCAAGACCAAGAAGACGACGCAGAAGCCGAGAGCGACAGCGGCCCCGAAAGCCGCCCGAGGCGTGTGGAAGGCTTCGGGGGCCAAGGGCAAGGCCGCGCGGAAGAGCCCTGCCAAGGCCAGGGCGGGCAGGCCCGCGGCCAGCAGGGCCGCGCTGACCCAGCAGAAGGCGAATCCCAGGAAGGCAGCACCAAAGAAGTGAAAGGCCAATCttcaaaaaaaacccaaaggctCTTTTAAGAGCCAcccaattaatattaaaatggcgtAACACTGGAATTTTCTGCAAAGTTTGGCGCTGCAAGTCAATCTCCTTAGCTGAAAACAAGCGAATTTGAGGCAAGGTGCAATAAAGGGTTTGTTACAGTATTTTAGTGTTTGCACAGTCCCAGAATGCTGGGTTGTGCACGAGTGAAGAAGAATGTCGCGTGGGCCTTGTGTAAACTTACACGTAACTTGACTACAAGAACCCATGTGGCGCAGGAGTGCGTGGTAGCTCGACCCCTAAACATACTTGTTCTCACAAGTGTCATCTGCTTTGTTTTTACATGGTGTCCTAACAGTTAATGAGGGTGTTGAGCCTGGTGTCTATGGACTTCGTGGGGATCAGAAATAAAAGTCAAGGTGTCAGAATGTGACTATAGAGGACTTTTAAACCTTTCATGTTTAACAGAAGCTTAATTACACAGTGACTAGCCAGTAAAAATCAAGTTTGCAGTTGTCGGAAGAATACTGCGATCCTCATTATTTCCAAACTTCTGTAAACTGGTAAGCACATACtaccccattttaaaaattggggttGATAATCTAATTCCTCTAAGGCAACTGTAATTCCATGTATTTTACTTCTGAAGAGTTTATGGATTGGACTCCATGGGCAGAAAAATGCTAGACCTACTGTCTTGGGGGGGAGTTGGAGGCTGCTCACAGTGGGCAGGGTCTGAACCAAACGTTTGCAAAAGAAAAGCTGGTTGTCTTAGAAAACACTCGTGGTGTGAGCCTGTTtcccattttaaacaaaattggtTCATTTCAGTTTTCACGGAATGTGTGATTTAGCATTCTTATGTGAAGATCACCGGAAGTGTTAAACTGTTCACCCTGTTTCGGGCCTTGGCATTTTCGTGCAAAACGATGTAGTGCAGACTTTGAATCTGAGCACCTTCTACAGGTGACTCACTAGGACCTACCCTTTCAGAATTCGTGTCTATAGCAGGGcctctgaggggaaaaaaattgcaTTGTATCCTGTAAGGAGAGTGACCACCCTAGCTTCAGTGTCGATGGAAGCAGTCCCCGGTAAGTGCCTGGCTTGGATATGCCGTCCAGTTTCCCTCGAGGTGGGGGTTCTTCTGCTTTAGAAATACGCTTCACTTGGCCCACAAGCGGTGGCTTGACCTGGGACCTGGAGACCCTCCTGTCACAGAGGAAAGGGACGAACGAGTGGCCTCATCCTGGCCCAATGGCTGCCGGCCTCCCATCATTGCTCAGATTCTCTGGAAGCGGTCCCAGGACCCCATGCGCTGGTGCTCCCCCCGCCTTTTAGCACCTGGCACACATCGAGCTAGAACAAAGTTCATTTCTCCAGTTCAGGGGGCTGCGATGAAACCTTTAGCCACAGAAAACCTAGCGCTGTAACCCTACCCTTCGCAGTTTAACTTAATTTTCCACCCACCGCCCCACGTTGTCCTCTGGGAGGTCGTCTCCAAGGCTTCATTGACGTACGTAACCCTGTGCGTGTCAGGCCACAGGAGGAGACCCTGACGCCGCCCAACAGCCTGCTAAATCCAAAGGACCTTCCTCGGAAGGCCTCGAGATGTACAAAATCCGATCATTTCTCTTATGGAACCGGTTGTTTTATTAGCATAATCTGCTCGTTTTTGCTTTTACActcctttttaaaagtatctacttttgctttgtcaaaaaaaaattctcaacaccTCAGTGTGGCAAGATGCCATGGCTGAGGTACAGACTCCAACTGCAGAATGGTGCATCGCCTCGTGCGACCTGCGAGTCCGAGTGATCCACTCAGCTAACGCCTGGGCAACTCCCACCAGCGCTCCCGCATGCGATTTTGTGGGAGGACCTAATAAGGGCCTTCGGTTTTGTTATAGAGAGGgagtttgtgggttcgatctgaggatataattttttaaaaaattataacccTATTGTAGTGTTTGAAtggtccattaaaaaaaaatgcagctgacAGCAGGCAGTTAAAATCAGGAAGAAGAGCGGGGAGTCAGGAAATATGGCCGGTTGGGTGCCAGAGACCCGTTACCGCAGGAGGGAGCTTCCCCTTCGCGAATGCAAAGGCCATCCCGGCCCAGAGGACGTTAGAGACTCGGGTTAGAACACCGACCGCCCCTCCCGTAATCCAGGGTAATTCACAAACTGCTTGGCCTCCGGCTTAGGGAGGGGCCCTGCCTGAGAAGGGAGAAGTGCCGGGCCGTTTATTACACTTTAGCCCAAACCCTGTTTGGGGTGACGAGACTCAGCCCGACCACTGAAAAGAACGGCGAGGGGTGAGTCCAAAGTAAATTGGAGGTCGCTCAGAGCAAATGTATCAGGAATTAAAGGCTAGCATTTGTGGCGATGTCGGTTGACCGATGTCACCCTGGGTTCCTCTGCGCTGCTAGCTGTACCGTCGCAGACTTGTAACTGGTGGAAAATTCTACTAAAGACTCCGGCCTAAAACCCAGCTTGGCGATGCTTCAGGAGCCCCGCCTGACTGGAAACCGCTTCTCGCCAACTAGGACCGTGGTTGACCCTTTCCTGGACCTCAAAAGGCAGGTATCCTtaccagaaacaaaaacaggaaaaaaaaaaaccaccctggGGATTTTAACTTTAGGTCTCCCAGTGAGTAGGGAACTAGCAAGGGCCCTTCCCACGTGCTTCATACTGTCGGTCACTACCATAAGCCCTGGCTTCCTCTGCACCGGACGCGATGCCCACGCTCGCGGGTCCCTGCGCAGACTGGCTCAGGCCTGAGGGGAAGGACCCACACTCCCGCCACTGATCAAGACTAACACCCGCTGGCATCACACCCAGAACATCACGTTTACAAGACGGGAGGACGAAAAGAGTGCATAGCTCTTCCCGTGAGAGAGTGGGCGGCCCTGAAAAGGGCCTTTGGAGAATAGTTTAGGATTGTGAAGACGTTGGCTCAGCCGCCGAAGCCGTAAAGGGTGCGGCCCTGGCGCTTGAGCGCGTAGACCACGTCCATGGCCGTGACCGTCTTGCGCTTGGCGTGCTCCGTGTAGGTGACGGCGTCCCGGATCACGTTCTCCAGGAAGACCTTGAGCACCCCGCGGGTCTCCTCGTAGATGAGGCCGGAGATGCGCTTGACGCCGCCGCGGCGGGCCAGGCGCCGGATGGCGGGCTTGGTGATGCCCTGGATGTTGTCGCGCAGCACCTTGCGGTGGCGCTTGGCGCCTCCCTTACCGAGACCCTTTCCACCCTTTCCGCGACCAGACATGGTTGCAGTTTCAACGATTGCTTACTGTTGGTACACTGCTTTAAATAGAATGCTGGCGGACCTGATTGAAAACACACGCCCTGTAGGGGGAGGTGTTAAATTAGGTCTTCCCGGGGGTGGAGCAAGGGGAGGTTATTAACATTTCACCATTGTGATTGGCCAGTGAGTCTCGCGATGTTGGGGCTGGAGGAGTGGGGTAGATTTCCTTGCAATTAAAACTGATTTCTCGCTTTGCACACTTTTTCCCCGTGCTATTTTGCATATTGGGTACAGGTGTTCGCTCTAAGACGGTAAACAAAGCGGTCCACTCAGCATTTTTTATGTCCATTTAGTAACTAATAAATTATGTAATGGCCTGTTGCTGAGTGTGGAAATAGTAAAGGAGTGTAGATGTATAGGTCCGGGGCTTTCCCTTTCAGTCCTTTTACTATTCCTAAGTAAAAGCACGCCTTTTGACCGCCTTCTCCTCCGCGCGGAAGAAAGTGCAAGCCTGACCCTGAGGCGCTCTGGCCCTAAAAGCCTTGTGTTTGGAAAGATGAACAAGTGgaagaattgcaaattaaaactgcttcctttttttctttatcttcaaccAAACATCTTCTGGCTGACACTTGTTTTGCAAAGTCTGCAAGCCTGGGAGCGCAGACCCTCTTTCCGGCCTGCGGGGCAGGCCTGCCCGCAGATCCTGaccagctctccctccctcctttcttaaTCCTTTTCAACCTTCTCCAGTTCTCACCGCGGGCAACCGTTCTGGAGGATTACTTGTAGCTGATACGTGATTAAGGTCATTACGAAGCCTTCAGGGCCTACCCCTAAGAGGCCTTTGATGAGATTATTGGTGTTTTAAATAAGACtaagccaaataaataaaataaaataaaataaaataataaaaaaggtagAAGAGAGCAGAGTTGGATCTGAATGTGGTTTTCAGGGGGGCTTCTTAGATAAAAGTGGTTTCCCTAGCTTCCTgcagttatttttgaaaatttcaacTGTAAGAGTCACTCTTGTTAgaaccacaaaaaagaaagaagggaaaaaagaaacccttgTCCCCATTCTggttaacaaatttaaaaatgcctACTTTGGAAACTTAGAATGAGACGGGCCTCAGAATGACCACAATTATAACCTCAGACTTTGGCGAAAAGGGGGAGGAGCAGAAAAGACTCAGGAGAAGGTCAGACAGCTCTGAAAGCACACAGCTTGTATCGCTTCTGAAATATGTCAACCCCACACTGAGTTTTTAGGTTCTGGACTTTCACCACTCCCTCCCTACCGGCAACACGTGCTGTAACCACAGAACCTGCTCAGAATGGCCCTGCCTCTTTAAGGAAGCCCTGAGTTGCCTCAGAGACCGCAGAGCAGAACCACAAGTCCCGCTGCTGAGAcatgggcagaggagagagatcTGACCCCCGACTGCACTGGAGAAAAGGAGCCCCAGGACCCGGGACAGGGCCGCCAACACCCCAACACGGCACCTCTCCAGGAGCCAAGGCTCCCGTGTCCAGGGCTCTTGCCATTATCAACGTAAGAAACAGTCacacctgtagagaatttttggtgagtttGTTTGAGCCCAGCTGACGACAACTGCCAGGAAGCAACATCTCCACAGACTGAGAAATGCTCTGGGGATTGGCagtttagcaccttattttatgcattagaTCCAAGGAGGAGCCATGTGGGGGTTGCATGAAGTCCACTGGTGGTGGGTCGGGGAGGcgggagaaaaaggaaagtgggGGGAGCCTCTGGGACTGGGTGAAAGGTACAACAGACACATGCTCCTTTACACAGGTGTGTGAGGGTTCGTTAACAGTCAgcaattaacttaaaaataacagtaaggGGGTTTGTGGTCTCAGCTTGTGCCCAAGGGGTTTGGAAAAGCAGAGAAGTTACTTGGACATTCCAAAGGCCTGCTAtcctagatgcaaaaagacaacagacaggctcagttaagacTGGTaacaggggggaggggcagaaaagACTACCAGGCCTTTGCTAGGGAAGAATGCTGGCCTGGAACAGGACTACATGCCGCGAACTGCTTTAATCAGTAGTCTCATCTTAGACCGTCCTCTGTGGAGACTTCAGGTCTCTGCCTCTGTGAGGCTGCCTCTcgggccctgcccccccccccaagccggTTGGGTTGCCGTGGGGCCCCTTTTCGTGCACAGCGTTCCAAGGTTCTCGGATTGAAATTGCCCACCAGGCTTTTGGACACCTGTTCCCCTAAACCCTTCGAACCCTTAACCCATTCCAGCAAGAAACACGGATATGAGGCCCAGAGTGTCTCCCCTCTT
This portion of the Phyllostomus discolor isolate MPI-MPIP mPhyDis1 chromosome 14, mPhyDis1.pri.v3, whole genome shotgun sequence genome encodes:
- the H1-6 gene encoding histone H1t, with amino-acid sequence MSETAPVDQAEPGPAFMGKPTVKKRGKKQKDVAGASRKTPSLSVSKLITEALLVSPQRASMSLVALKKTLAAAGYDVHKNNSRIKLVLKSLVRKGTLVQTKGSGASGSFKLSKKAAAQLTSVKVRKPTSTKTKKLVLSRESKSPKSAKTKKTTQKPRATAAPKAARGVWKASGAKGKAARKSPAKARAGRPAASRAALTQQKANPRKAAPKK
- the LOC114489379 gene encoding histone H4, whose amino-acid sequence is MSGRGKGGKGLGKGGAKRHRKVLRDNIQGITKPAIRRLARRGGVKRISGLIYEETRGVLKVFLENVIRDAVTYTEHAKRKTVTAMDVVYALKRQGRTLYGFGG